From the Helicoverpa armigera isolate CAAS_96S chromosome 27, ASM3070526v1, whole genome shotgun sequence genome, one window contains:
- the LOC110373759 gene encoding uncharacterized protein LOC110373759 translates to MSDLCDEQVIHDNNYTNTYSLWGNSKYYDIKNLSPQNFANRNGTIGSEISQELKSSRWSTPPAEEPAPEPEDSRSRRIVYRDSLYEDPDLFYQEAPEESPTKSPTFDWTQHYWHKASEKPGFHDGSRDAGQGTSRSRRQPNVGPNKIQKKLDKMLAKPVKMSKAESMMQKMGWQGGALGRSGDGIVEPIAPNAVYAKTKFGFGQNHQPLKSPKHKKAENKQFFEMNVLLNIFEFVKNNSEFELLFDKNLKKDERKRIHHLVEFKIQGDDLTAVDFDSPAQMDLVLQINDKNCYVLQTQSYGTYPVRQLCLYKLAPPHVYLIVPDDLRDEPTDILNTENGEEVLKVEIEPPKVPEPLKVPQEPLKVPTEPLKVPPESLTDELEIEEETNPFLISITRNLKKKSDSECLEEKVQEVPQIPEVPEALEVPEEKVPSLPEMSKVMRKIVEFFIEFAEDRKFSQFKFLGPFNEEEDSAINEFIEQAIVYLSKEGVCTMEAIFEKVLFEINEDCTGNTVIYKRPV, encoded by the exons ATGAGTGATTTGTGCGATGAGCAAGTTATTCACGATAACAATTACACTAATACGTACAGTTTGTGGGGTAACTCGAAGTATTATGATATAAAAAACTTGTCTCCGCAAAATTTCGCTAATCGCAATGGTACTATTGGGAGTGAAATTAGCCAGGAGCTTAAGAGTTCGCGATGGTCGACGCCCCCGGCTGAAGAGCCGGCCCCGGAGCCCGAAGACAGTCGTAGCCGGAGGATAGTGTACCGAGACTCCTTGTACGAAGATCCTGATCTGTTTTACCAGGAAGCCcc CGAGGAGAGCCCAACCAAAAGCCCTACGTTCGACTGGACTCAACACTACTGGCACAAGGCTTCCGAGAAACCAGGCTTCCACGACGGGTCCCGGGATGCAGGCCAGGGTACCAGCAGGAGTAGGAGACAGCCTAATGTAGGGCCAAATAAGATTCAGAAGAAACTTGATAAAATGTTGGCTAAACCTGTGAAAATGAGTAAAGCGGAAAG TATGATGCAGAAGATGGGTTGGCAGGGCGGAGCGCTTGGCAGGAGTGGGGATGGTATTGTGGAGCCAATAGCGCCCAATGCTGTCTAT GCCAAAACGAAATTCGGTTTCGGCCAAAACCACCAGCCACTAAAATCGCCGAAACACAAAAAAGCagaaaacaaacagtttttcGAAATGAATGTGCTTCTAAACATTTTCGAGTTCGTCAAAAATAACTCCGAATTCGAACTGCTTTTCGACaagaatttgaaaaaagacGAACGGAAACGGATACACCATTTAGTGGAGTTTAAGATACAGGGTGATGATCTAACTGCTGTGGATTTTGATAGTCCTGCTCAAATGGATTTGGTTTTGCAGATAAATGATAAAAACTGTTATGTATTGCAAACGCAGAGTTATGGGACTTATCCTGTGAG GCAACTCTGCCTCTACAAATTGGCTCCACCCCACGTCTATCTAATCGTACCAGATGACTTAAGAGACGAACCAACAGACATCTTAAACACAGAAAACGGCGAAGAAGTATTAAAAGTCGAAATTGAACCTCCAAAAGTACCAGAACCTCTAAAAGTACCACAAGAGCCTTTAAAAGTACCAACAGAGCCTTTAAAAGTACCACCAGAGTCATTGACCGATGAATTGGAGATTGAGGAAGAAACGAACCCGTTTCTAATAAGCATAACAAGGAATTTAAAGAAGAAATCGGATTCGGAATGTCTAGAAGAAAAGGTACAAGAAGTACCACAGATACCAGAAGTACCAGAGGCTTTAGAGGTACCAGAAGAAAAAGTACCGAGTCTTCCAGAAATGTCAAAAGTTATGAGAAAAATTGTGGAGTTTTTTATCGAATTTGCTGAAGATAGAAAGTTTTCTCAGTTTAAGTTTTTGGGGCCTTTTAACGAGGAAGAAGATAGTGCTATTAATGAGTTTATTGAGCAAGCTATAGTTTATTTGAGTAAGGAAGGCGTGTGTACGATGGAGGCCATTTTTGAAAAAGTCCTTTTCGAAATCAACGAAGACTGCACTGGGAATACAGT GATATACAAGAGGCCGGTATAA
- the LOC110373767 gene encoding NADH dehydrogenase [ubiquinone] 1 alpha subcomplex subunit 8, whose amino-acid sequence MVVSADVHLPEESELTVKELNLSSAVLYAGSFHLGKYCEQANNEFMLCRLEEKDPRKCINEGKAVTACTLDFFRKVKKSCLDEFNQYSNCIDKSSGDYSLKQCRKTQGVFDKCVLEKMNIERPAFGYFCEARVHDTKRPKPLEEPKAVYPDATPALPDDAERKPARMGSRFYWMTE is encoded by the exons ATGGTGGTATCCGCGGACGTTCATCTGCCGGAAGAGTCGGAATTGACGGTGAAGGAGCTGAATTTATCGTCAGCAGTTTTGTATGCTGGTTCTTTTCATTTAGGAAAATATTGCGAACAAGCTAATAAT GAGTTTATGCTATGTCGTCTCGAGGAGAAGGACCCTCGGAAGTGCATCAACGAAGGCAAAGCGGTCACCGCCTGCACCCTGGATTTCTTCCGGAAGGTGAAGAAGTCCTGCCTGGACGAGTTCAACCAGTACTCCAACTGTATTGACAAGAGCTCCGGAGATTACAGCTTGAAGCA ATGCCGCAAGACTCAAGGCGTGTTCGACAAGTGTGTGCTTGAGAAGATGAACATTGAGCGTCCTGCATTCGGATACTTCTGTGAGGCTCGTGTTCACGACACTAAGAG GCCAAAGCCCCTGGAAGAGCCAAAGGCGGTCTACCCAGACGCGACCCCGGCCCTACCAGACGACGCGGAAAGAAAGCCCGCGCGAATGGGATCCAGGTTCTACTGGATGACAGAATAA
- the LOC110373769 gene encoding uncharacterized protein LOC110373769, which translates to MNAKLATVLLAYCLIHFFSGAEGSFIKPNNVPRVGRSNEATPFDQGSMGYVIKTNKNIPRMGRRNYDSENRYDIPKFYQLPTGNYGSYEDNEYNLPIEAYYPKNLENMRR; encoded by the exons ATGAACGCGAAATTGGCAACGGTGTTATTGGCTTACTGCCTTATCCACTTTTTCAGTGGAGCTGAAGGTTCGTTTATAAAGCCTAATAATGTACCAAGAGTTGGAAGAAGCAATGAAGCAACTCCATTCGATCAGGGAAGCATGGGCTATGttattaaaacgaataaaaatataccgCGGATGGGCAGGAGGAACTATGACTCG GAAAACCGATACGACATCCCCAAGTTCTATCAACTACCTACAGGAAATTATGGCTCATACGAAG ATAACGAATACAATTTGCCAATTGAAGCCTACTACCCTAAAAATTTGGAAAACATGAGAAGATAA
- the LOC110373771 gene encoding uncharacterized protein LOC110373771, which yields MSKNNKRNRGNCTVNNKAHFDVNWDVDKYRDEHECEEHWQLRKAFMEKWKNNFPEERLVCLARVYTNIEFMGCRYPPQVMEQIAQLSFEVGRKYKEQKKTKLQRTFVSASTAAEDRARGIKRVAGEVVEGTPKSARIAFVPQGQAPAETDHKNNVSDEETQKNNEDVDMEENRNTTNKVSVATETKSTDLMDADGYLEEMSSIKCLDVRLFREYMFQSPFGRLVLLIRPWAKKLWNIQTSCQVCGLSLTNGFENKCYSLRINDRLLAQAEGETKVEAKNAAETLAWEALRGEVVSVLIKEQFIAQGDTRISVSDVSGKKKDDVFGTPVENSVATKMMKLMGWQGGGLGVDAQGISEPIKPNLQMVNRAGLGSAQDIRMLRRASQTMMQRYIASDTFDLDLVFTNDFTKPERAILHQCAQKMGLASRSYGEGEDRFLVVKKKLDPFSLVRAIVEKGGKTPKYQVFIPAALARNRP from the exons atgtcgaAAAATAATAAGAGAAATCGCGGCAATTGTACGGTAAATAACAAAGCACACTTCGATGTAAACTGGGATGTAGACAAATATAGGGACGAGCATGAATGTGAAGAGCACTGGCAGCTACGAAAAGCGTTCATGGAAAAGTGGAAAAACAATTTCCCCGAAGAAAGATTGGTTTGTTTGGCTCGAGTTTATACTAATATCGAGTTTATGGGGTGTAGATACCCTCCGCAAGTCATGGAACAAATCGCTCAACTCTCTTTTGAG GTTGGACGTAAATATAAAGagcaaaagaaaacaaaactccAACGGACGTTCGTGTCTGCGTCAACAGCTGCCGAAGACAGAGCAAGAGGCATCAAACGTGTAGCTGGAGAAGTAGTTGAGGGCACTCCGAAATCTGCCCGAATAGCTTTCGTACCCCAAGGACAAGCGCCTGCAGAAACCGAtcataaaaacaatgtttctgATGAAGAAACTCAAAAAAACAACGAAGATGTCGATATGGAGGAAAATAGAAACACAACGAACAAAGTTTCGGTTGCCACGGAAACGAAATCAACAGACTTGATGGATGCGGATGGGTATTTGGAAGAAATGTCaagtataaaatgtttagaTGTCCGACTTTTCAGGGAATATATGTTCCAGTCCCCGTTTGGACGTTTGGTGTTGTTAATACGACCGTGGGCTAAGAAATTGTGGAATATACaaa CTAGCTGCCAAGTATGTGGTTTGAGTCTGACCAATGGTTTTGAGAACAAATGCTACTCTCTCCGAATAAACGATAGGTTGCTCGCCCAAGCTGAGGGAGAAACTAAAGTTGAGGCTAAGAATGCGGCGGAAACCTTGGCGTGGGAG GCGCTACGAGGCGAAGTAGTGAGCGTTCTAATAAAGGAGCAATTCATAGCACAAGGCGACACACGGATAAGTGTCAGCGATGTCTCCGGCAAGAAGAAGGACGATGTCTTTGGAACGCCCGTCGAGAACAGTGTGGCTACTAA aaTGATGAAACTAATGGGCTGGCAAGGCGGAGGGTTGGGAGTCGACGCGCAAGGCATATCTGAACCTATCAAGCCGAATTTGCAAATG GTCAATCGCGCAGGTCTAGGCAGTGCCCAAGACATACGAATGCTCCGTCGCGCATCCCAAACCATGATGCAGCGGTACATAGCGTCCGACACTTTCGACCTTGACCTTGTGTTTACGAACGACTTCACGAAGCCGGAGCGAGCGATCCTGCATCAATGCGCGCAGAAGATGGGGCTGGCTTCCAGGAGTTATGGGGAGGGTGAAGATAG attctTGGTAGTCAAAAAGAAACTGGATCCATTCTCCCTAGTCCGTGCGATCGTCGAAAAAGGCGGGAAAACGCCAAAATACCAAGTTTTCATACCTGCAGCGTTGGCGCGAAATAGGCCATAG